The window tagtctataacggagtttcccaaaacgacgtttttattttcaaacgttatttggaaatatctttttaaaacttataattacaacgtttttaatacccgaactaccttttaatcggatcacggttcgtattgggatatcaaaacgaggttttttattttaaaacaaaaccgaattttaacacgggataaaaataaataaatacgagaaattaaataaaacgtgacaaataaataaataaaattatgatatgaaaataaataaataaaataaaataaaacgagtctagtcctcggataatacctcaagttcggtattgacggtcgaagtcggttgattccacaaatcgtgattttccggttcttttgtgttttttcgtCTAAaaatctctctaaaaatgtctagagtgagaaagtctcCAAAAATCCCTCTCCCTaaatgcattgggatccgtgccttaaataggcaacggatcccggaagctttgggcgacgcccaaataaaattgggcgtcgcccaaagccggttgggcgaacgcccaacttcagttgggcgcgcgcccaactgaagttgggcgttcacccaacgagcgttgggcgtccgcccaacgtcgctgggcgctcgcccagcggctgtcGGGCGTGCttgcccagcggccgtcgggcgtgcaccccgcgctgtcgggcgcgcgcgccccacgttcgtcgagcgcgcgctccgcgctgccgggcgtgcgtgcCCAGCGGGGGTCGAGcgtgcgcctcgcgctgcctggcgtgcgtccaactgtcgtcagacacgcgtcggctgtcgctaggcgctcgcgccacgtcgctgagcactcgcgggccgtccacttgacgaccgcgactcacattaacttttcttttcttattatatatttttgttttaaaacttccggaatcaaccgcttcgccTGTCTTGTTTAcaagttttcgtcacaggtcctccgactcggtgtctacagctgcgcatgtgccctcatcatgacatgcCTAAACATCAATTGgtaagcgtcttctatcacggttTGACACCCACTAACAGAGCTACTGTAGACTCCGccgcgggtggagatttgtttagcaAGACCGCAACAGaagcatatgacatgattaatgagctggcAAGGAAgagtgtgcaatggcaagaggagaaactcgctggccccataaggcagcgggtgtttgctgtggaagaTCAAGATCAAAATCCGGTTGTTGCGGAtctgagtaggaagatggacatCCTGTTGGCTAAGTTCAGacaacctcccacctgtgtgcattgtggtggcgaccaccatggaaaggattgtcaagcaggtagccctttcgctggagatggggtggagatggtcaactatGTTGGGGGACAACCGAGGTATAACCAAAACTATAACAATTACAACCCcaacaacaactacaactcctacaacaacaacaacaactacaggaggcctcatcACCCGAACCTATCCTACGGGAATTCAAACCAAAatgtcagaaagagggcccgaaccgcgtctataaataaacatttccaattgtaaattagacatctttcattattgtaaattaCATTAGCttttcacccttgaagaattctctccaccttctccatctccttcaacctccattgaagaagctccgaagctccatccaccgagaattattcaaggtccgtccttaagacctaggaagccggctacagggttgacaggttccctgaaagggattttcgtatcaccttttatcttactatgtttgtaccctttgatacagtctatgaatcctaggttaattgtatcctgtgacaatattcttcgcctttaatgatattttagctcttgttttgttatatgattatttgtttaatctttgtcttacgctttattcaattggtttaactcattcaaaagccccaaaatctagtaggcacatattgcgagctgaatctgacctagtcagagcctaggagattgacgacctcttagttgattaagcccaaattgctgagccttagacctagtttcggccttacaagggaatcacgcactagagacttcaggagggtaagtagggttaatcgccttgaatacaagtgactgagattaggtttttaatctattgacctaataatctatcttcatcatTATCGTTCATACCGTGTTCCTttgggtaattgcattagtgaaagatcacctaggagtagtttaacttaattaggagtagaataacttaattaggagtagaataacgtaattagaatcagataacttagctaggagtagcataattcaactaggagtagattaacttaaacaaaaccaactcaaaacccacacagcctagataacacctgagaccaagtagctcgatacttgtagtaaataagtcctgtggattcgatacctggactttccagatttattacttgataacgacggggtacacttatcccccAGTCGGCCTCAGCGGTGACCGACGCCGCTGGGGCGCGTCAGCCATCATAACAACATCTTGGTCTTTCACTATCTCATTCTTCCAGTCTATCTCTTTGAAAACTTTTTGTATATCACCGTGCGTTATTAACGTATAATCCTTGAAATATTTCTTTCTCAATCTTTTCGGCATCTTTAGTTCATTCATCATTCCCATAAACTCTCTCGTGTTTACTCCAAACCTTAACCCGATAAGAAATCCAAACTCTCAATCTCCAAATCTCAACTCCACTTCTCTCACCTTGAACCACATCTCTCTGTGTTTACTATTTTCATGCTCAATTTCTCTCGTTAGTACATGATTGGTTATAGCAGAAGAAAAACTAGCCATCACCATATTCAAGTACTGTCCAAAGCATGTTTTCCTATACATTTCTATCTGATTATCACTCAACTTCGACTTGATCACAGTCCCAAAATCCAAATTAAATCGGACTGTTACTTGTGCAACCGAATTAATGGTCTCAACATATTTGTAATTGCGTGTCATTTTGCTCTTTTTGGATTCCCTAGTATGATTCTGCAAATTAACACAATCAACACATATACAAAAACATTAACAATAAACATTTACGACAGATGCGACAAGGATACTGGCACTGAGTCGCATTTACGGCAGAAGATGCGACACAGAGAATAAACTTATCTCAAATCCTTGTCGCATCCAAGCGCATTCATCACCAAATGTGACAAGGATTTTAGATAAATGGGACTTGTAGCATACAATAGCTCCAGCTGTTGTCGCATTTACGCCAGTAGTTGTCGTAAATGCGACAATAACAACTATGATTTGAAATTTGAACTTCCATTTGATATCGGATCTAACAGTCGTTCATCTAAGTGCGACTACTGAAAATATAATCAATGCCATTTCGAAAAGTATAAGTGCGACTACTTACCTTAAGTTTGGTTCGTGCTTCCTTTTCAGTTACCTTTCTTTTTCTCGCCATGTCGAAATGCaacgaagaagatgaagatgaaataTAGAACGAAAGAGATAAAGATGAACCGcagaaagaaagagatgaagatgAACTGCAAAATGAAGAACGAAGGAGATGAATAGAAGAAGATGAAACGCAGTAGACATTTGACAGTGAAGAAAGAAGAAGCGCAAATTGAAGGTTAGAGAATTTTTGTCCAAAATTGATGAAAATGTCTAACTTGATAAAATGAAACGAAAGTGTATTAAATATGTTAATTGATATAGCCCAATATTAAGTCTAGATGTGTAAGTGGCTCTTATTAAAAATAGTAATGATATGTAAGAAAGAAATAGGGAAAAGACTTGTTATATAATTGTAAAAGTGTATGTACCCAATGTAACAAATTTATATGGACTTATGTGTTAATGAAAGcctttttaaatattaaacaaaATATGTGAATTTCTAACTATATTTGCAAAATTGAACTTGAACATGTAATGGACTGAAATTATAGGAAAACAGTGCTAAATTGGAGTAAAGTTGAattaataatgaacaaaaaagtTAAGAAATCTGAATTCTTAGACCgtaaatttgataaaattaaaatacagTTGGTaagattaatttaatttacgaaaatttcaatttgattattgaagAAATCGTAGGCATTTACTTAAATTTctcaaataaatttaatagCATAGATTTAATTTTGTTAAAGCATTAACAGAAAGAAACTATAAAATGTAGGTTGATTCTGGTTTGGGATTGGATTTGGGATCTTCTTTCTCCAACTTTCTTTCTTTCCCCTTCCCTTCCCTTCCCTTCTCTGCATCCAGGTGAGGAAGGTGATAGATAGATAGAGGGAGAGATAATAAGCGGAAGGTCCACTTCCTTTTCAAACATTTCTCCATTATTATTATAATCAACAATTCCGGTTCTATTCCTTAATCTGCAAggcaatttctttttcttttgctttataACTCGTCCAATACTGGAGGCTTTTCTATTGCATCCCTTCGATTTATCCTGATTCGTATGTTTCCTTCCTTTCTCTATTTTATTCAACTTTCCCGCTTTTATACTATGTGTGTGTATTCCAATTAGGGCTTTCTTTGTTGTTTATGATTTCAGACCTGCCGTCTGCTGCGAAATTCATGTTGCACACTTCGTTTATTTTGGATGGTGTGTAGGAATTTATACAGAGATATGCGATTATGGCTggatttaatttaaattttagttttacaaATTGGTCAACTTTTCGCAAGGGCTCGTATACATTTGCGCGATTCTTCCTTCGCATAGTTTAgggttttcttttcttctttagatTCGTTCTTCCCTATGAATCTATGTTTAAAGAAATCAGGACTACTACTTGCTTTTGGGATTTGGTCAATTTGTAGTAGCTTTATGCACTGCTGAGTCATGTATAGATGTATTTTTGTTCCGTCTTTGGGTACTTTATGGTTCTGATAGCTGTTATTACTGTTTGGTATTGGTATTTGAGGTTATGTACTCTTTTGATATGAGTTTGATACATATTAGAATTATACATGGTTTGAATATGTTTGactgatttatttttatttttatttttttctttcttttgtatatatatctAAGCTTACCAGTAATACATGTCGAGAGCTGTGCGGAGGAGACTTCACCACGGTGATGTTGATAGGAAAGAGCAAAATTATTTTGATGCTTCAGAGTATGATGGTTTAGATGAACCTTTACTTCAAAATCACGCACATTATGATATGCCTGCAGCGGTCAGAGTTTCTTCCTGGTATTTATGGAAATGCTGTAAAAGGAAACAGTTATAGGCAAATTAATACTTTCTCATGTTACAGAAAGTCACACTAGAAGAGGTTTGGAATGCTGAACAGCAGAGGGAACAGCTCCATTGGACGTTATTATTAACACAGTTAATTGCACAGTGGGCACAGTGGATAGGTATTTCAttgtttaagttgttttatcagTTTAAGTATTCCCTTCTGTGGTATTTTGGATTAAGGAAAGCAGATGGTTTATTTATTGCTTACTTACTAGACAATTCATGTCAACAACTTGTTTATGCAGTTGAaaacaatttatcattttaattcTTGGTTAACTGCTGTAAGTCTGATTTGTCAATTAATTAGGCTGTTCCATTGCTTTCTTTGAGCTAATATTTTTGTATTGAAATGTGTTTGGTCCATATTCTTCAGAAGCCTATAGTTTTCACTTCACATCATGTATGTTGCAAATCCTGGTAGGTTATGATGGATGGTAAACTTAATTTTGTTTACGATTAAGCTGTTAAACTATGGTCTCATTGAGAATGACATATCATTGGTAGTAGTATTGTATACTATACAGGATAGAGTATATGCCTTATTGTCTCATTTACGTAACTCTATCAGCATAATGTTGTTCAGGTTGCTTTGTGATGAGCACTTTGAAATTGTACCGGGTTGTTAATAGTTTGTGTTTGaaagtattatatatatatatatggatctTTGAAGTGAAGTtttcttttggcaaaaagcatcttgaggcacttgatctttcattttttgatttattaagctcttgatcttttatttggataccttaagcccctgatcttttatttttagtcaTATTAAGCCCCTCAAGAACAAAAAAGTCGGCTTTGAACATAAAACTCGGTTGATAGAGTGTTATTCATTTTGCATGCTTTCagaatttgtttttttcacGGTTTGAGAGCAGTTTTTAATGTGTAATATGACTAtggaaaaaatgtaaaaactcttaacgtctttttaacagaattagatgttcacaactaACTAATTCGGCAATCAAGGGCTTAATGCGACCCAAAATAAATGACCAGAGGCTTAATatgtccaaataaaagatcaagggcttaatgaaaaaaaaacataaaaaatcaGGGGCGtgaggatgctttttgccttttctATTTGTAGTCTTTATTGACATGCTATTAGAATATTTAAGCAGCTCCAACTTTTCTTCCAGCTAGTAGTATCCTGGGTACCCGGTCACTTCTAGGACGGCTTTTTCCACTTACTTTATCTGGTCCACCAGTGCAGACCAGGAAGCTTCTTCCTCCGTGTCTTAGCCCATTACAGGTATCATTCTGTGATTTTATTGACatctaaaatttcaaaatttaattgTTGCTTTTGAAGAAAGTCTTTTTGAAATGGTATCTGTGACATTATTGTCATTGTTATCTGGCAGAGCTATTTGTTCTGTCTTTGTTGTTTAGGTATCTTGTATGCTTTCTGTCGACTTTAAGTACAACCTTTCTGCCTTGCATTTTATATAAAGAGAAGCTATTCCTTAATGGTACTAAGAACACAATGGTAAAAGTCTCCATTTAGAATGGTTATTGAATGGAGTTCTTTACATTTGAAGTATGTTGATGGGATATTGTACTAACTTTCTTTTGTTGATAGATTGTTGAGTTATAAATGGTTTTTACCAGTATATTTTTCAGAAAATCATTTTGTTGCAAGTTGAGGACTATAAATTCAATTGGGTTAGTTTTCATAGTCAGATGTAGTTTGATTGCCTGCTTTTCCTTCACTTACTTTATACTCTTTGAAAAACTGTGGATTTCTATTTTTGCCTACATCAATATCATACAGTTTAACTTCTATGGGTAATATTTGTTGTAGTTTTCTGGATTTTTTTATGCTGAAATTTTTGGTGTAATTGAAGGAAGAAAGGCTCAGATATTTAAGACACAGGCTGGGTGTACCCTATGATGGTTCTCTAGTGGAGCATCAAGTAGGTTTTCCCTCATTTCCTAAATATTGCCCATTAAGATGCTTTCCTCTATTATTATTTAGATTTTAGAGTTGATGAATCTCTTTTTCCATGCCGATTAAGTAATACTTTGGATTTGGAAGAACTATACAACTTGTTATTTATACaattctttattttaattgtagtagTAAATGAATGAAAGTTCTCATATTGATTAAATTACTCAAAAGAGCTGCAGAACTCATCCAGTTGAACTGCGCTCTTTTTTTTTGCCCTTTTACTTTCTAGGTTTTTAAAACAATTCAATAAGGATTACAAAACCAATTAAGAGTTTTTACTGTTTTAATTGGCTTTTGAGATGTCTATTTAGATTCATGGATTAACTTAGACGATTATAAATTTATGCACACAAGTGTTGAACTCCGTGAGTACCCTCGTTTGTGTTTATTTCTTATTATGAACATATacacttgtgcataaaataTGTTGTTCTGTCATTGAACCTTTACGTTTCTTAAacctttcaataaaaaaaagtttcttAAACCTGCATATAATGACAAATCTTCTTCTGCCAACCGATCACTTAATTTAATAGCATTGTGTATTAGGATTGTAACTGTATTAACTTTCTGGATTGTTACTGAGACAAAAGAAGAACTGCTTTAGGATCAAAACATCACGGTGacctttatttgtttttttagtaataggaaaattttcctttttgtttACAGGATGCACTGAGACAATTGTGGAGGTTGGCTTTTCCTGATAGAGAACTTCCATCTCTTAAATCTGAGGTTTGGAAGGATATGGGCTGGCAAGGTTCAGACCCGTCAACTGATTTTCGGTATGTAGAAGATTGTGTGGAAACACTTAATATATTTTGGTATAGCTTGGGAATGTTTATGCATGTGTACTGGTGCTTAATTTAATCTGGTGCTATTTGAAGGGGTGGAGGTTATGTATCATTGGAGAATCTGATCTTTTTTGCTGAGAAATATCCGGTTTGTTCCTTAACTATCATGCTTTTCTTGACATGCACACATCTTAGTCcataagaaattaaaaatacagCTAATTATCACTAAATGTATTAAGATATGATATGTTTTGTAAGCATAATAGATTTTGTTTCATAGATATGATACTGATGCTGTTTTGGTCAACAGGTATCATTCCAGAGCTTGTTACACAAAAAAGATGGAACCAGAGCCGAGTGGGAGTATCCATTTGCTGTTGCTGGTGTAAATATCTCCTTTATGTTGGCACAGATGCTGGATCTTCAAGCTGGTAGTGCTcttttttcttcataaataaataaattctagAATGAAGAGTCTGTGATCTTATTTGATCAAGTCAATGCATATTGTACTTGCAGGGCAGCCATCCACTCCGGCAGGAATCAAATTTTTAGAATTGCTTGCCGAAGATGAATTGGCATTTGACAACCTTTATTGCGTAGCCTTTCAAATGATGGATGTTCAATGGCTTGCGAAGCGTGCTTCGTATATGCAATTTAATGTAACTTCAGTTTCAATACATGTTTATCTTTATTTCACCTCATAAGATATTTCTTGCCTTTATTCATCAAATTTACCTTTTTCCAGGAGGTATTAAACTCGACAAGGAGTCAGTTAGAACGTGAGCTCGCCCTCGATAGTGTGTGTAGAGTGAAAGATTTGCCAGCATACAGTATGTTGAAAGGATAAAATTGTGACCCCATGTAAAGTTATATAAGCAAGCATGTACATTTCTTCTGGATTATGGAAATGATGCTTATAGATATGCAATCCTTTCTTGTAATAAGGAAACCGGCTGTTGatgaaaatataaatgataAGTAGTTTTGCTGGATTTTTAGCATAATTTACACT is drawn from Euphorbia lathyris chromosome 9, ddEupLath1.1, whole genome shotgun sequence and contains these coding sequences:
- the LOC136206037 gene encoding uncharacterized protein isoform X1; translated protein: MSRAVRRRLHHGDVDRKEQNYFDASEYDGLDEPLLQNHAHYDMPAAKVTLEEVWNAEQQREQLHWTLLLTQLIAQWAQWIAPTFLPASSILGTRSLLGRLFPLTLSGPPVQTRKLLPPCLSPLQEERLRYLRHRLGVPYDGSLVEHQDALRQLWRLAFPDRELPSLKSEVWKDMGWQGSDPSTDFRGGGYVSLENLIFFAEKYPVSFQSLLHKKDGTRAEWEYPFAVAGVNISFMLAQMLDLQAGQPSTPAGIKFLELLAEDELAFDNLYCVAFQMMDVQWLAKRASYMQFNEVLNSTRSQLERELALDSVCRVKDLPAYSMLKG
- the LOC136206037 gene encoding uncharacterized protein isoform X2; protein product: MSRAVRRRLHHGDVDRKEQNYFDASEYDGLDEPLLQNHAHYDMPAAKVTLEEVWNAEQQREQLHWTLLLTQLIAQWAQWIASSILGTRSLLGRLFPLTLSGPPVQTRKLLPPCLSPLQEERLRYLRHRLGVPYDGSLVEHQDALRQLWRLAFPDRELPSLKSEVWKDMGWQGSDPSTDFRGGGYVSLENLIFFAEKYPVSFQSLLHKKDGTRAEWEYPFAVAGVNISFMLAQMLDLQAGQPSTPAGIKFLELLAEDELAFDNLYCVAFQMMDVQWLAKRASYMQFNEVLNSTRSQLERELALDSVCRVKDLPAYSMLKG